In one Babylonia areolata isolate BAREFJ2019XMU chromosome 12, ASM4173473v1, whole genome shotgun sequence genomic region, the following are encoded:
- the LOC143287892 gene encoding uncharacterized protein LOC143287892, which produces MSPDFRLITIRISAKPHNLTIIQVYAPTTDHDDEETEEFYEQIDSIIATVPKKDMLIVQGDWNAKVGPDAYQNWAGTTGADIGSDHDLVLATFKLKLKCKRCPRNPRIRFDLEKLKDPEIADVFQAQVGGKFAALNLMDIDVDTLADNIKEVLTTTAEQVVGKKRKRIQPWVTNEVLDLCDKWRELRKKKHSSNEARTKHQQVNREVRTKMKVAK; this is translated from the exons ATGTCGCCAGACTTCAG ACTTATTACCATCCGCATTTCTGCCAAACCCCACAACCTGACAATCATCCAGGTCTATGCTCCAACGACAGACCATGACGATGAGGAAACGGAGGAGTTTTACGAACAGATTGACTCCATCATAGCAACAGTCCCAAAGAAAGACATGCTGATAGTCCAGGGAGACTGGAATGCCAAGGTTGGCCCAGATGCATACCAGAATTGGGCAGGAACAACTG GAGCTGATATCGGCAGCGATCATGATCTTGTCTTGGCAACCTTCAAGCTCAAGCTGAAGTGCAAGCGTTGTCCAAGGAATCCCCGTATCCGCTTTGACCTAGAAAAGCTGAAGGACCCCGAAATCGCGGATGTGTTCCAGGCTCAAGTAGGCGGGAAGTTCGCAGCCCTCAACTTAATGGACATCGACGTAGACACCCTTGctgacaacatcaaagaggtgcTAACTACAACAGCTGAACAAGTTGTGGGGAAAAAGCGAAAAAGGATCCAACCATGGGTGACAAATGAGGTCCTAGATCTGTGTGACAAGTGGCGAGAactgaggaaaaagaaacactctAGTAATGAAGCCAGGACGAAGCACCAACAGGTGAACAGAGAAGTCAGGACGAAGATGAAGGTAGCCAAATAA
- the LOC143287893 gene encoding sulfotransferase 1B1-like: NWNRTVPGTHWMWEIVSMLLKGSETLLTDTLQHVDYLPMDMLDELPSPRVLATHMPFSRVPRDFLLEGCKMIWVVRNPWDVAVSYFNFMTKMKIFGYEGQWHGFFELFLDGNVPYNSWFEHTTDWLKGIEATANVLMVRYEDLHNDFKKEVHSIADFLNVPVTEDMMERLQVETSFANMSEKKIDLTMAVSTDGTSPIYRKGQCGDWLNWFTEQQSAELKGAYRVAMGSHNRLLRYSNVNNVIPGSTLPA, translated from the exons AACTGGAACCGAACTGTCCCAGGGACGCACTGGATGTGGGAGATCGTGTCCATGCTGCTGAAGGGCAGCGAGACCCTGCTGACGGACACATTACAGCACGTGGACTACCTGCCCATGGACATGCTGGACGAGCTGCCCTCACCGCGCGTGCTGGCCACGCACATGCCCTTCTCGCGCGTGCCCCGCGACTTCCTGCTGGAGGGCTGCAAGATGATCTGGGTGGTTCGCAACCCCTGGGACGTGGCCGTGTCCTACTTCAACTTCATGACCAAGATGAAGATCTTCGGCTACGAGGGCCAGTGGCATGGCTTCTTCGAGCTCTTTCTCGACGGGAACG ttccCTACAACTCGTGGTTTGAACACACCACAGACTGGCTGAAGGGAATAGAAGCGACTGCCAACGTGTTGATGGTCAGATACGAGGATCTTCACAAC GATTTCAAGAAGGAGGTGCACAGCATCGCTGATTTCCTGAACGTCCCTGTGACTGAGGACATGATGGAGAGGCTTCAGGTGGAGACATCTTTCGCCAACATGTCGGAGAAGAAGATCGACTTGACCATGGCTGTGTCCACAGACGGCACTTCGCCAATCTACAGGAAAG GCCAGTGTGGAGACTGGCTCAACTGGTTCACGGAGCAGCAGTCAGCCGAACTGAAGGGCGCTTATCGCGTGGCCATGGGCTCTCACAACCGTCTCCTTCGGTACAGCAACGTCAACAATGTCATCCCAGGGTCCACTCTGCCCGCCTAG